Proteins co-encoded in one Papaver somniferum cultivar HN1 chromosome 5, ASM357369v1, whole genome shotgun sequence genomic window:
- the LOC113281959 gene encoding LOB domain-containing protein 41-like: protein MRMSCNGCRVLRKGCSENCSIRPCLQWIKSPESQANATVFLAKFYGRAGLMNLINSGPEHLRPAIFRSLLYEACGRIVNPIYGSVGLLWSGSWQLCQAAVEAVLKGAPIMQIPSEAAVSPSLPFKGAYDIRHVSKDDNSAASQELTKVKTRNRFKRSSTAPVKLKPVKIAHSPTESSVHHEPIVDSDDDHNESTQLCNLDWNRSFIDELNRDTSHDSSNSHQGGYSRESESMFSVETVEASMVSSRAEQEHVVPQSQCHSDDSEVELELSLGFESSRLQRSSPAKKQRIEMDGSDIGGRTCKIELGLDFPV, encoded by the exons ATGAGGATGAGTTGTAATGGTTGTCGTGTTCTTCGGAAAGGATGCAGTGAAAATTGTAGTATCAGACCTTGTTTACAGTGGATCAAAAGCCCTGAATCTCAAGCTAATGCCACTGTCTTTCTCGCTAAGTTTTATGGTCGTGCTGGTCTCATGAACCTCATCAATTCTGGTCCTGAACATCTCCGCCCTG CTATATTTAGATCACTTTTATACGAGGCTTGTGGAAGAATTGTGAACCCAATCTATGGCTCAGTCGGTTTACTTTGGTCTGGTAGTTGGCAACTCTGTCAAGCCGCTGTTGAAGCTGTTTTAAAAGGTGCTCCGATAATGCAAATCCCATCTGAAGCTGCTGTCAGTCCTAGTCTTCCTTTCAAAGGAGCTTATGACATTAGACACGTGTCGAAAGATGACAATTCTGCTGCTTCTCAAGAACTTACAAAGGTGAAAACTCGTAATCGATTCAAGAGAAGTTCAACGGCACCAGTTAAGCTTAAACCTGTTAAGATCGCTCATTCACCTACGGAGTCATCTGTTCATCATGAACCAATTGTTGACAGCGATGATGATCATAATGAGTCAACTCAGCTTTGTAATCTGGACTGGAATCGGAGTTTTATTGATGAGTTAAATCGTGATACAAGTCATGACTCATCCAATAGTCACCAAGGGGGATATAGCCGTGAATCTGAGAGTATGTTTTCTGTTGAAACAGTTGAAGCTTCAATGGTGAGCAGCCGAGCTGAGCAAGAACATGTTGTTCCACAATCACAATGCCATTCTGATGATAGTGAAGTTGAGTTGGAGTTGTCACTCGGTTTTGAGTCAAGTCGGTTACAACGCTCGAGTCCTGCTAAGAAACAAAGGATTGAAATGGACGGTTCTGATATTGGTGGGAGGACTTGTAAGATTGAATTAGGGCTTGATTTTCCCGTTTGA